Proteins from one Enoplosus armatus isolate fEnoArm2 chromosome 4, fEnoArm2.hap1, whole genome shotgun sequence genomic window:
- the LOC139283642 gene encoding paxillin-like has translation MDDLDALLADLESTTSHISKRPVFLSDETPYSIPTGGHSYQDVSVPPPVPPPPSAEALNGSLIDQLDSHHSSQQSLGSAQKSSWSRDSSSSPLSHIEEDHVYSFPNKQKTQDSSTAAMTSALGSNLSELDRLLLELNAVQQSSPSFPTTEEAAPPLPSCSITHYENGSAPDIMVSPPPQEKPKRNGTRLDEARPTVESLLDELEGSVPSPSPTARHSDLDTPSQQQARISASCATRELDELMASLSDFKIMAQGKGGTPVGPPTQVNKLDNMLGSLQSDLNKLGVQTVAKGVCGACCKPIVGQVVTAMGRTWHPEHFVCTHCQEEIGSRNFFERDGQPYCETDYHNLFSPRCYYCNGPILDKVVTALDRTWHPEHFFCAQCGSFFGPEGFHEKDGKAYCRKDYFDMFAPKCGGCARAILENYISALNSLWHPECFVCRECFTPFVNGSFFEHDGQPYCEVHYHERRGSLCSGCQKPITGRCITAMSKKFHPEHFVCAFCLKQLNKGTFKEQNDKPYCHGCFVKLFS, from the exons ACGCGTTGCTGGCGGACCTGGAATCGACTACATCCCACATCTCAAAGCGACCTGTGTTCTTGTCTGACGAGACCCCCTACTCCATTCCCACCGGAGGACACTCCTACCAGGATGTGTCAGTTCCACCTCCagttcctcctccaccctcagcCGAGGCTCTGAACGGGTCCCTGATAGATCAGCTGGACTCCCACCACTCCTCTCAGCAG TCGTTAGGTTCAGCCCAGAAGAGCTCATGGTCCAGGGACAGTAGCAGCTCTCCATTGTCTCACATTGAAGAGGACCACGTCTACAG ttttccaaacaaacagaagacacAAGACTCGTCAACAGCAGCCATGACCTCTGCCCTGGGCAGTAACCTCTCGGAGCTCgacaggctgctgctggaaCTCAACGCAGTGCAACAGAGCTCCCCTTCATTCCCCACCACAG AGGAGGCAGCTCCACCCTTACCATCCTGCAGCATCACCCACTACGAGAACGGCAGCGCCCCTGACATCATGGTGAGCCCTCCCCCTCAGGAGAAACCCAAGCGGAACGGAACGAGGCTGGATGAGGCCCGACCCACGGTGGAGAGTCTGCTGGATGAGCTGGAGGGCTCAGTGCCTTCACCCAG CCCCACCGCTCGCCACAGCGATTTGGACACACCCTCTCAGCAGCAAGCAAGAATTTCAGCTTCCTGTGCCACAAGAGAGCTAGATGAGCTGATGGCCTCTTTGTCTGACTTCAAG ATTATGGCCCAAGGCAAGGGCGGCACTCCAGTTGGGCCTCCGACACAGGTCAACAAGCTGGACAACATGCTTGGCAGCCTGCAGTCTGACCTCAACAAACTGGGTGTGCAGACGGTAGCTAAAGGAGTTTGCGGTGCCTGCTGTAAGCCAATTGTGGGACAG GTGGTGACTGCCATGGGCCGCACATGGCACCCTGAACACTTCGTGTGCACACACTGTCAAGAGGAGATCGGCTCCAGGAACTTCTTTGAGCGTGACGGACAGCCGTACTGTGAGACGGATTACCACAACCTGTTCTCCCCACGGTGCTACTACTGCAACGGGCCTATACTGGAT AAAGTTGTGACGGCGCTGGATAGGACATGGCATCCTGAACACTTCTTCTGTGCTCAGTGTGGATCCTTCTTTGGCCCGGAGG GTTTTCATGAAAAGGATGGAAAAGCCTATTGCAGGAAGGATTACTTTGACATGTTCGCACCAAAATGTGGTGGCTGTGCCAGAGCTATTTTAGAGAACTACATCTCAGCGTTGAACAGCCTTTGGCATCCCGAGTGTTTTGTTTGCAGG GAGTGCTTCACCCCGTTCGTGAATGGAAGTTTCTTTGAGCATGACGGCCAGCCCTACTGTGAAGTGCACTACCACGAGCGCCGTGGCTCCCTCTGCTCTGGCTGTCAGAAGCCCATCACGGGACGCTGCATCACAGCCATGTCCAAGAAGTTCCACCCTGAGCACTTTGTCTGCGCCTTCTGCCTGAAACAACTCAACAAAGGCACCTTTAAAGAACAAAACGACAAGCCCTACTGCCACGGTTGCTTCGTCAAGCTGTTCAGTTAG